From Populus alba chromosome 16, ASM523922v2, whole genome shotgun sequence:
CGAATCTATAAACAAGTACTGTGGAATTTGCCGTCGGGAAGTTGACTCAAATTACGGAGTTTACTATTGCCCAGACTGTGACTTCGTTGCACACGTGGATTGTAGTAGAGAATATGGCGATTCTGCAACAGAGATTGCAGGAGAAAACGAAGAAGAGCAAAGTGTGGTTGTTGATGATCAACTCATGAAACCTAGCTTTCGCATTGTCCTTGAGATCAAGCATGGAGAAGAGAGAATAATTGTAGAGATCAAACATTTCAGTCATCGACATAACCTAATCCTTATTGACAAGGTTGATGATGATCTAAAGTGTGATGGGTGCATGTTACCAATCTCAACTCCATTTTATAGTTGTGCCAGTTGTAATTTCTTTCTTGACAAAACCTGCAGCATAGAATTACCCAGGCAAAAAAAGTGGCAATATCACGAAAACCAACTGATTCTTTCATGGAACCAAGGGGAACATCATCTGCACAAGTGTGGTGTGTGCAAGCAATATTTTCGTGGGCTCATCTACTTTTGTGATGTATGTCCACTCTGCGTTGATGTCCGATGCTTCAAATCAATATTGAAAGATTCTTTTAAACATGGAGGTCATGAGCATCCCCTCTATCTTCCAGCGGACAGAAAGAGTATTCTCCGTTGCCGTATTGGAGGTCGCGGGGTTCCCCCTTTGCTTGCAGATGACAGAGAGAATATTCCGCATTGCAGTGGCTGTTGTGTCAGTGAAGAATcaaaggtatttttaaaatgtgcgCGTTGCGATTTCAAGCTGGGTATGAAATGTGCTACACTGCCATACAAAGCAAGACACGAGTATGATGATCATCCTCTCTTCCTCACCTACATTAATGAAAATAACTACCAGCCTTCCTGCATAATTTGTGAAAAAGATAGAGACCCGAAGCTCTGGTTCTACCGTTGTGAGGAATGCGACTTCGATGCTCATCCAGAATGTGCTCTCGGGAAATACCCATATGTCAAGCCAGGGGGGGTTCGCACATATCCTAATCACCCTCACCCTCTTGCTTTGGTCGTCAAGACAGAGGATTATCGTTCGCAGGCATGCGATACTTGTGGTGAGCCTTGCGATGACTTGGCCCTTGAATGTACTGATCCTAACTGCAGTTTTATCGTCCACAGGCAAAGAGTGCAATGCTTGATGTCATTATGGTAATTGGATTGTTGGCTATACTTGTGGCGTAGCCCTATTCCACTGTGAATGGTTAGCTTCGTACTCATTatctctgtttttattttcgCATATCAGATCACTCTTttgtttctctgtttctttctgAACAATAAAAGATGCTATTTTTTTCTGAACAATATTGTTCAGATGCTATTTCATCTTCAATCATATTCTTTTAAAACTGTGAAGGTagtttgttgtttctttgaGCCTTCATAGTGACAAAGATGTCTGACCTTCCACCATTTTTTTAGCGTAGCAGGAAGTTCTCCACAAATTCTGCTTTTACATTTTtgttatagattttattttaaatgcatagaaaatataaaataacacttaTCTAACTGATATCAAGtattttcattcaaatatttaatttttatttccttaacacaatctaataataaataaatgtatttaaaCGAATACCTCAAGGGCATTCGATAACTTTGTCCTTTAATAagatatatcatgaaaaaaataagttaattcatgtttttggtatttttcttcttaagaagaataagaataagaataagcttccatctttttttatctaatttcaaAACTACGAAGGGATTTAGAGGcccaaatcttaaaaaaaaaaataaaaaaaaaatgtgtttatttAAAGTTGATTGTCAGGCACATCAACTTGCCCACATACATCATCCATTGATTATGAACGAAGAGCAAGAATATCATGGTGAAGGAGTTATGTGCTCTGTGTGCGAGGAGGCAATGTCGGGTCCTAGCCATTGTTGCACTTTTGGCAAATTCTTTCTTCAGAAGAAGTGTGCTGAGCTACCCCTGGAGATCAAGCGGCACTTGCACCCTCTTCACCTGCTGGCAAAGCCACCATCTCATTGCTCAAGATGCGTTTGTGACAAGAGTTTTGTTTGCCATAGTTGTTTCTGGGAATTTGACGATATCAAATGTGCTCTTCCACCGTGCATTTTTGAACTTGAAGGTCaggaacatcaaattatttgtcTAGCTTCAATTGAAGATTGCCTGTCTCACTTGCAAAGCATGTGGCACTAATTTGTTGAAGATTATTACCAGCAGACGTCACATCTGTTGCCTTTCTTCATTCAGCTAACCCAGTCTCAGAAAATTTTCCCTGTGTTTAGAAAGTTTCACCAAAACAGTAAAGCTAAAAACGTCATTATAATTTCGTAGTAGATTTTCAACTTCGCTAAGAGttttcaaaacatgataaaaagatTTCTATTTCTTTATTCTGTCCAAGCAACACTGACATGGCAATAAGCTAGCATTGCACTGCTATGGATCATGgtgatttgatttgttttccaaTTTACAATTTAgtcaaattcaaagaaaacttacacaaaaaagagagaggaaataaCCTGTTCAAAATCTAATTAGAAATAAACTTCATTTTGATATATGGAAACTGATTATAATGATAACTTGACCATTGAacctaaaaacataaatttgttaattaaGAAATGCtaggaaaacttttttttttttttactaatatttgTTTCTCAGTGGAAATAAAAGGCATCTATTTGAAGATGTCACCTATAtgatttaatgttattttagttttttccgTTTACAAAATTTTACAGCACATTGAGCCATGAAAGTTACCTGTTTTGGAATGAGTCTAGAGGGGTCTTTGAAATTGCAGTGAGacctgatttaaaaaaaaaaattaatttttttaattttaaatttaattttttatatttttatatacatattatatcggtatcataaataaaatttaaaaaatatataataaaaatttgaatccattcaaaaataataataataattaccacTATCTTGTACCACATCCACATAACATCGGTTTTGCTTTGAAAACAACATGGCAACTGAATGGTGGTCtagttaaaagtatttttctaatcagtgattttccttttaaaatgaAGGACGGTTGGCATGTACTTGTGCttccttttcttatttaattttttattttatagtaaaaggtattttttttattagtttatatgtTAATCatgattgagttttttattcaaatgattttaaagataaaCAATTTAAAGTTATGAATCATGATGTATAAAGTTATGAATCATCGAACAATCCATTTAAAGTTATaaagttatataattatgttgtgATGTATCTTAAATCAAATAGAAACTACACTAGATCATTAaccttttttaataaatataaagaaatattcaaatattactaatattttttttaacaaaaaaaaatttaaatcatgtgaaaattaatttgatataatttggtTGACTTTACGAGTCTATAAGTAATTTATATAAcctgaaaaaacataatttgattaaaaataattttaaaatgattttttttaatattaagataaaaatatatttgattattttattaaattaaatccagaaaaaagagagatttttaatagaagcaagaaaaacatttttttgtaatgatttATGTGCacattaaaatgtgtttttatacTTGATTTGGTTCATGATCTATAGTAATGAACCggctttatttaaaattttctcaaaaaataaaattgcgttcaacaaattaataaaactacgctatctcttcttctttttatatatattaaatgattggctaaagatgaaataaataattttatattatttgtttgtaCGTATTACTTTTAAGCGTAGACTCTTTTATTCGGTGATATATATACGActatcttaatttgtttttcctcgTGCACATATCGACGACCTTTTTCAAATTCCAAGAACATGTCACTTCAAAGAAATTTCCTGGTTGATAATGAACAGACATAAGCAGTGCTTAATAATTTGACTGAAAATAAATGACAACAGGACAGGTTAATTAGATATAGTGAActaatcattaattaaatttatttaaatcattgaCTACATATCTTAAGTATCAActgaacatatatttttttaaaaaaaatatcaaaaacattaaactgGACTCATTCATCCTAGAgccagaaaaaaatatatatacagaatTAGATATAGGGCAGGTTAATTAGATATAGTGTACCAaccattaattaaatttatttaaatcattgaCTACAAATTCTAAGTATtacctgaaaaaataatttctttttttttaaaaaaaagaatcataaacatTAAACTGGACTCATTCTTCCTAgagccagaaaaaaaaaagtacacatATAAACAGAATTAGATTTGAAGAAGACGAGAGAGCAACCTCTTAACCACGAGAATAACTGATTAAGGAAAGGAATAATGAAGAGAACTTCGGAATCAAATATAATTAgagtcaaatatttttataaactcaAGTCTATATTGGAAACCAATATTATTCCTTGATTTAAATTCATGCATGCCCCCTTTTATTCTTCAAAGTAAATAACCCAGAAACCTCAAACCTGGTATTCTCTCAACATGTACATCACTATGCTGTCATCCTATACATATGTCATAAAGGTTAATTCCAATAATTAAAAGGTTGTGAAATTGGTGCAAAACCCTAcctctaatgtttttttatttccttgaaGGGGAAAAAGGGTGGAAATTTCATCTTTTGCCTGGTTTCCAATTGCAGACCTTGATGAAAGGAGCTTGGCAGAACCCCATGTAGTTGAATGCGATTTTCTCTCTTATAACGCATTAATTCTTCCTCCACACATGTCATGGCCatggaaaaattaatttggaaaaGTTGGTTTTTCAGATTTGACTGTTCCTCCTTGGAGAATATGGACgcaaaatccaaatttttttttggataaatgcTTCCCTTTTCAACCATGCAAATAGCAAAGTACATGGTCTTTTAGGTTCGGCGTGATAGTTACTTGGTCAAACCGAGGAATATATGGGCTCATTCTTATGAGAAAGACAGAGTAGAAAAGCAATGCTCCTTTTCAGCTTCTCAGAAATTGAACATGCACTGAAAGGGTAACCATGACAACTGACCAATCTGCCTGCAAGGAAACCGCTCCAATCTTCCCCATGTgagaatttcttcttcaaagtATTCATTTCTGCAGTGAGTTCATGATCAGAGCAGAGTTTTTCTTGGTGAACGTACAAGTCAGCTGTGCCTTTTTTTCTCTGGAGGAAATTGATGAATATTAGCCCAATGATGCCCGTACCAATGAAGTTTCCTTGATATTTGATACCCTCAAGGCCAGACGAACACTGCAAGCACAATAAAGTACAAGAACAAATtgcaataagaaaaacaaagtagATTCTATTATCGTTTTCATTGACTATGGATTTAGCTATGGATGTATCAATGGATGACTAACTTGCGTGGATCGATGGTTATTGAATATGATCAAGAGGCGTGAGCAAGATATACAGCTAATTAGACTTGTTCTTCATGGAATTTGTAAGATCtcatgaattttgttttcttaattgcaAAGTAAAATCAGCAGGAGGATCAGAAGTGGGACTGCAAGACACGACGATTATATGTAGACAAATATGCCCATCAAATCCAATACATACAAGCGTAATTAAGCAGAGTACTCTTGTATCGGTTTGATGACAACTGCGTAATATTGGTCAACCAAATATTATTCAGATTGATATTAACTTCCCTGTTGTGGTATCTACGATTCTACAGTTCTACAGTTCTAAATTTTACAggagaataaaatataagatcagAAAATACAAGGAAATTTACTCCCTTATAGAAGTcctaacatttgttttttctacttTAAGCTGGCAAGAACCTGTCTTTTGTATATCCTCGACTTCTCGTTCATTTGGCTTTAAACTTGCCAGAAAGTTGAACAAAATTAACTACAATTCTAACTTCTCATTCTTTGGAGAGTTTCTTTTGGCGAGATGCGCTTTCCGTAATTGGTAGCCACATCTGTAATTCTAGCTGTCCTCTGGGTTCTTGCTCTAGTACAGAGCCTTGATTTTCAGTTTCCAAACTTCACGGAATCAACTAGAAATCAACTTAAGTTGAGTTCCAATTCTAATATAGCCCATGACGCCATCCAAGCCACACCAGATTCTAATGGAATTTCTATGGATAACAGGGCTGGAAGGGCCTTGTACAGATGGCCATTCAGACTATGGAGCAACGGAGGGAAGAAAGCATCTTTCAATACAACCTTCGTGATTATTAGATTGAAAGGTTTTCATTCTTTGAGAGCACcttttttaaagtgaaatgAACACAGCTTTTAGTTTATACGGTGCTTGTAAGAATAGCATACATAAGTATGATTTTGAGATTTGAAAGAACTCCTTGTTTAAGAGGAAATTGGACTTTGTCATGTGAAATGAACTCCTTTTTAATTTATGCCCTACAGAATATGCAGAGGATTTTctactgtttttatttaaagttgATTGTCAGGCACATCTACTTGCCCACATAGATCATCCATTGATTATGAACGAAGAGCAAGAATATCATGGTGAAGGAGTTATGTGCTCTATGTGCGAGGAGGCACTTGCACCCTCTTCACCTGCTGGCAAAGCCACCATCTCATTGCTCAAGATGCGTCTGTGACAAGAGTTTTGTTTGCCATTGTTGTTTCTGGGAATTTGACGATATCAAATGTGCTCTTCCACCATGCATTTTTGAACTTGAAGGTCaggaacatcaaattatttgtcTAGCAAAGTAGCTTCAGTTGAAGATTGCCTGTCTCACTTGCAAAGCATGTGGCACTGATTTGTTGAAGATTATTACAATCAGACGTCATATCTGTTGCATTTCTTCATTCAGCTAACCCAGTCTCAGAAAATTTTCCCTGTGTTTAGAAAGTTTCACCAAAACAGTAAAGCTAAAAATGTCATCACAATTTCCTAGTAGATTTTCAACTTTGCTATGAGttttcaaaacatgataaaaagatatctatttttttattttgttcaagcAACACTGACATGGCAATAAGCTAGCGTTGCGCTGCTATGGATCATGgcgatttgatttgttttccaaTTTACAATTTAgtcaaattcaaagaaaacttacacacaaaaaaaggaaataaccTGTTCAAAATCTAATTAGAAATAAACTTCATTTTGATATATGGAAACTGATTATAATGATAACTTGACCATTGAAACCTACAAACATAAATTTGTTAATAAAGAAATGCTAGGAAAACTCTTCATTAtgatttaatgttattttagtttttgccGTTAACAAAAAAATGTATACATATATACAGAATTAGATTTGAAGAAGACGAGAGAGCAACCTCTTAACTACGAGATTAATTGATTAAGGAAAGGAAGAATGAAGAGAACTTCGGAATCAAATATAATTAgagtcaaatatttttataaactcaAGTCTATATTGGAAACCAATATTATTCCTAATTGATTTAAATTCATGCCTCCTTTTATTCTTCCAAGTAAATAACACAGAAACCTCAAACCTGGTATTCTCTCAACATGTACATCACTATGCTGTCATCCTATACATATGTCATAAAGGTTAATTCCAATAATTAAAGGGTTGTGAAAACCCTACCTCTaacgtttttttatttcatcttttgcCTGGTTTCCAAATTGCAGACCTTGATGAAGGGAGCTTGGCAGAACCCCATGGAATTGAATGCGATTTTCACCCTTATATTGCATTAATTCTTCTTCCACACATGTCATAGAAGtcctaacatttttttctctaatttaagCTGGCAAGAACCTGTCTTTTGTATATCATTCATTTGGCTTTAAACTTGCCAGAAAGTTGCACAAAATTAACTACAATTCTAACTTCTCATTCTTTGGAGAGTTACTTTTGGCGAGATGCGCTTTCCGTAATTGGTAGCCACATCTGTAATTCTAGCTGTCCTCTGGGCTCTTGCTCTAGTACAGAGCCTTGATTTTCAGTTTCCAAACTTCACGGAATCAACTAGAAATCAACTTAAGTTGAGTTCCAATTCTAATATAGCCCATGACGCCATCCAAGTCACCCCAGATTCTAATGGAATTTCTATGGATAACAGGGCTGGAAGGGCCTTGTACAGATGGGCATTCAGACTATGGAGCAACGGAGGGAAGAATGCATCTTTCAATACAACCTTCGTACTCAATATACAAAACCAGACAGCTTCAAGTGGTGAAGGCTTAGCATTTATATTAACAGCAGATCCTGATGTTCCAGATGGAAGTGAAGGACAATGGCTTGGAATCGAAAATTCCACGTTAAATGGATCCATTGAAGCCAGGACAGTGGCAGTAGAATTTGACACCAgaaaaagtcaataaaaaacaaaatacaaaaaacaacctGAATTAACTTCGGGTTAACCCGTTAAGTATTATTTTCCGATTATGAAAGCAAGACAACCTagtaaaaagtaaatcaaaataaattatgaagcctaattcccaataaaagataaaattagggaatataacaattaaaaaaacaaaaaaaaaccgagtcaatcAGATTAACTTGTCAATCTCACGATCCAGGTCATGAGATTAggacaattcaataaaaaaaatccaatattgaaaGACTCGTGACATGGATAATGAAACCGAGATAatctcaaagaaaataaaaataaacaataactcTATTTTAAACCTCGTTAGTCTGTCAAATCCAGAACTTTGATCGTAAGATAAggataatactaaaaaaaacaaattaaaaagaattatacaatttattttctatccaTTGaatgagaaaatttaaaaatttataaaaactatagAAAATCTTTGTTTTACTCTCTTAATACATTCTACTTTACgaaacaaggaaaaagaaaaagaataaacgAAGAAATTACTTGGTAGAGATAACCAAGAAATAGGTTTATCAAGGGAAGAACCTAATTTTTGTTCTAGATAAACTTCGTGAAGCCACTGTTTCGAATCACTATGGCTTGTAAGAGGATTTGTTGTGTATTCGCAaagtgtttcctttttttttttctcattaatttttttggttactttttttttttcatttcaatatttacacgtttaattaatttagaattgaatttcatgatatattttatttttcttttttttcgagTCTTCATGGTCTTTTAAAACATCATggcattaaatttgtttttaatcttaCATAGAAGAATTGATCAGAAGCTTAAACCCCCTAGCTCTTGGGATCAAGTGGAGGAATGCTCAAGTAAAGatgaaataaagagaaaaaaccatGTCCTTTGTTCTTCCATAACTACATAATTATCTTACAGTTTTTTCTTCTAACAGGTAGTGTAGGGataaatctcctttttataATGGTGATAAATAAGAGTTAGTAATAAAACATACAGTACTTTCAGACATAAGCATGATCAAGCAAACAGATGAATAATCAAGAACATAGTTAATAATTCTCCAGGAAAGAACATCTCAGACCACTTTCATAAGCACAGAGGTTATGCAATGCTTCAATCTTCAGTGCAAATTACAACAATATCTCACACCCTACCTGCTCCTAACTTAGTGTATTATATATGAAGGTTGCATTTGGCTGGTTTGTAGTGTTTTCTGTTAGATGAATTCACAAATGAATTCTTTCCAATCTTATCATATATCATGCAAGGAGGAGGGGGGCAATTGGAAGGAAAAGCTTGAGAGATGAGAAAATCCAAATAGCTGCACTGCCTAATATTGCCCACCACAGCTTACAAGTCAGTAATTGCAGTTTTAGCATCAGAATCTTTATCAGCAAGCTCATCAGGAAGAGGAATATCCTGCTAGTGCTGGTGCTTCTTGTAAAGCAGCATATCCTCGGGCCgtgctaattttttaaagtattttttatttttaaatatatcaaaataatttttttattttttaaaaatttattttaaatatcagcacatcaaaatgattaaaaaaatacataaaaaattaaataaaaaattcaatttctttttacattaaattgtttttttatctgacTTGTAAAATAGCATAGTACACTAACATATAGTtttgttaaacaaaaattataatgtttttttttataaaagggtTGGATGAGTAATATTCcaacatcttaaaaaaattaagtgtatTTTTAGAAAGTTAGTTCTcgatttcttattttcttgaaataaattagataaaaataattaaaataaaagagacaaaataaaatataagacaaagaaaaagttgtatttaataataatatataagttAGAGTAATTGTCtttatacaaataatatatgaaaCCATAAAACTTATatgaaacaataaataattaagttattatatgaatatgaattgattttaaataattaagttatttgaaataataaacaattaaaggACATGA
This genomic window contains:
- the LOC118051331 gene encoding uncharacterized protein, with amino-acid sequence MEVEHFSHPDHPLILINQVLEYSCELVICSGCEGPIWGPCYSCTCCYFFLHKQCAELPREIKRRIHPRHPLHLLAKPPSHYTGCVCDRCDKTCNSFVYHCSFCEFDLDIKCAFQPGFSDADSQAHQFAHKDHPLILNEEQEYHGAGVVCSLCKEPMSGPSYSCTSRNVFLHKKCAELPPEIKRHLHPEHPLVLLPNHDTMCDFCNETCYENFVYCCFVCEFTLHIKCAFPPCLDAADQNHFRRLLNPLSLKSISFTCNACCTDGDGFPFGCPMCQLVVHEECISLPRTLKTALHHHPRIIHAYHPQQCIESINKYCGICRREVDSNYGVYYCPDCDFVAHVDCSREYGDSATEIAGENEEEQSVVVDDQLMKPSFRIVLEIKHGEERIIVEIKHFSHRHNLILIDKVDDDLKCDGCMLPISTPFYSCASCNFFLDKTCSIELPRQKKWQYHENQLILSWNQGEHHLHKCGVCKQYFRGLIYFCDVCPLCVDVRCFKSILKDSFKHGGHEHPLYLPADRKSILRCRIGGRGVPPLLADDRENIPHCSGCCVSEESKVFLKCARCDFKLGMKCATLPYKARHEYDDHPLFLTYINENNYQPSCIICEKDRDPKLWFYRCEECDFDAHPECALGKYPYVKPGGVRTYPNHPHPLALVVKTEDYRSQACDTCGEPCDDLALECTDPNCSFIVHRQRVQCLMSLW